The genomic region TAAAATTTATTTCAAAATTAATACCAGGAACAATTAAAACTATTACTTTTGATCGTGGTAAAGAATTTAGTAAATGAAAATTAATTGAAAAAAATTGTAATGTTAAAATTTATTTTGCAGATGCCGGCAAACCTTGTCAAAGAGGTTTAAATGAGAACAATAATGGTATTTTAAGAAGATATTTACCAAAATCTACTGATTTATCTTCATATAAACAAAAAGACTTAAATTCTATAGCATTTCAAATTAATTCTACACCCAGAAAATCATTATCTTATAAAAGACCAATAGATTTAATACAATTATTTTAAAAAACTGTCCCATTTATATTTACAATTCAGGAATTAAATGCCGTTTGTTTTAATTTTTTAATAGCATGATAACCATCTAAAATATATCTAACATTACCAAAGCTATTGGCAATTTCTCTAATTCAAGTAGCACCGTCGCCACAAACAATTATTTTGTCATAATTAATATTAACATAATGTTTTTGCAATTCTTTAATTAATAAATCACGATAATCCATCGTATTTATTCGTTTACCAACTTTTAACATTAGAAAATGACCTCGTTTGTTTTCTAATTCTCTACGAGCATTTTTGTATTTTTTTTCTTTATGTCCGGTATGAAAAGTAACTAAACGAATTCTTTGGTCTTTTTTAACTTTATGGTCTAATGTCGCTAAAAATGTCTCATCTAGTTGAATATATAAATCCTTATTTTTGACATCAATTCTAGTTTTAGTTTCTTTTTCTGCTAGTTGAAAATATTCGACAATATCGTATTTATTTAAAATATTTGAAATACTAGCTTTTGAAATATAACAATGATTTAGAGCATCTAAAACATCGCGATACCTTTTACCATCACCTAAAAGACTTAAAACTTTAAATTGGACATCAAAATAAATACGTTGTTTTGGCAATAAACCAATTTCTTTATCTAGTAAACATACATATTCAAATTTACCTGATTTTTGATTTCAATATTTATATCGGCATCGTTTAAAAGTAACTTCACCAAAAATTGTAATAATTATTCTTGATGCAAAATGAACTACTTTATAACCTTGTTTTAACCGATAATGATATTTATATAAGTATTCATCTAATTTTTCATATTCATTAGCTAATTGTTGGCATTTGTTGGTGTACATATTTTTATGGGTTGTAAATAAACTGAATCAATGTTTGTTTTCTACGGTTTTTACATTATTATTAATCTCTAACATAAAAAATTGCCTTTCTTGGTAGTAATTTTAACAAAGTTAAATTTAATTGCTTCAATCTACAATTTCCAGTTATTATCATAGTATTGTAAGAAGTTTATATAGTAAAAGTAGAATTTTTTGTTTGACGGTATATAATGAAGCTGCAAAGTGAATAGATTTCAGACTAAGATTTGGAAAAAGCATATTTATTATAATTTAGCAAAACACGAGGACGCGTAAAGTTTTGTTAGGTAGGAAAAGGTTTAAATAATTTTGAAAAAAAAGTAATCACAATTTAATTATCATTTTATCTAAAAAATAAGTAATAAAACAAAATATTTAATATTAACAAACATAATCTTAATAAAAGGTTATAAAAACTCACTAAAATACTTATAAAAACAACATTAAAATAATTTTTTACAAAAAAAATCATACATAAGAAATATATACTTAATTTGCATATTGAAATAATTTATAGTAAATGATTATTTTTTCTTTTTTTAAAAATACCTAAGAAAACTAAACGCGACCTAAAAATATTATTAAGAAAATTAATCCGTTTGAATGAACTTAATTACAAACATTTTATCGTTTCAACACTTGTGGTATTTTAATTCAAACTGTTTCGTTATTTGGAATCTTGTCCTATAATATCCTTTAAAAATTCATTTCATTTTTGTTGTTCTACTAATTGTGATTGTTTAATGACAAAACCATCATTAACCAAATCCTCAGTATCATTATTTTGTTGTTGTGATGTTGTAATATCCTTTAAAAATTCATCTCATTTTTGTTGTTCCAATGCACTACTCTCATAATGAAAAATATTATTAAAATCAATTAATTCACTATCTTGCGAATTAACCGCTTTTAATTTTGAAAAACTGCCATATTTACCACCACATTTTAACAACAGATTATACTTTTCACCAGTTGCAAGATCTAACGGCGTTTTGCCTTCAAAATTCTCAATATTAGTATTAGCATCACGAAATAATAACATTTTAACAACAGTAATATTGTTAGCATAATGCAGTAAAGTATTACCAAAACTATCTTGTGCATTAACATTAGGATAACTTCCTAGTAATAATTTAATAACATCAAGATTAACATCAGTACAATTTTCTAGTAATAATTTAATAACATCAGGATTAACATCAGTACAATTTTCTA from Spiroplasma endosymbiont of Lonchoptera lutea harbors:
- a CDS encoding ankyrin repeat domain-containing protein, with product MLGWRFKNNKSAIESLKIILELGANINIKNSLGETPLHRAKNFANIKILIAYGADVNAVNNKGIRPIQKTRNSDIIRLLRKNGANSNIDNNLIIKSIPKIKNADIIKLLIGNGVNPNGAAIKLLLENCTDVNPDVIKLLLENCTDVNLDVIKLLLGSYPNVNAQDSFGNTLLHYANNITVVKMLLFRDANTNIENFEGKTPLDLATGEKYNLLLKCGGKYGSFSKLKAVNSQDSELIDFNNIFHYESSALEQQKWDEFLKDITTSQQQNNDTEDLVNDGFVIKQSQLVEQQKWNEFLKDIIGQDSK
- a CDS encoding Mbov_0401 family ICE element transposase-like protein, with the translated sequence MLEINNNVKTVENKHWFSLFTTHKNMYTNKCQQLANEYEKLDEYLYKYHYRLKQGYKVVHFASRIIITIFGEVTFKRCRYKYWNQKSGKFEYVCLLDKEIGLLPKQRIYFDVQFKVLSLLGDGKRYRDVLDALNHCYISKASISNILNKYDIVEYFQLAEKETKTRIDVKNKDLYIQLDETFLATLDHKVKKDQRIRLVTFHTGHKEKKYKNARRELENKRGHFLMLKVGKRINTMDYRDLLIKELQKHYVNINYDKIIVCGDGATWIREIANSFGNVRYILDGYHAIKKLKQTAFNSWIVNINGTVF